A genomic segment from Aegilops tauschii subsp. strangulata cultivar AL8/78 chromosome 1, Aet v6.0, whole genome shotgun sequence encodes:
- the LOC109737000 gene encoding protein fluG, translating into MEARYAELRRAVEETAAVDAHAHNLVDTASSLPFLRCFSEADGDALAFAPHSLSFKRSLKEIAALYGCEASLEKVEEFRKAQGLSSIGSKCFQAANVSAILVDDGLAFDKMLELEVHKEFVPTVGRVLRIEWLAETIINDDSFSGSSWTLDSFTETFVAKLKSVASKIVGLKSIAAYRSGLEIDPCVSKTDAEDGLRKELTGQRPLRITNKSLIDYLFTCSLDISVQSHLPMQIHTGFGDKDLDLRKCNPLYLRAVLEDERFAKCQLVLLHASYPYSKEASYLASVYSQVYLDFGLAIPKLSVQGMVSSLKELLELAPINKVMFSSDGYAFPETYYLGSRRARDVVYRVLSAACEDGDLSIEEAIDAVEDIFRRNASDLYKLNVANGSIHQKTMIADSTIASSCVEQDVLFVRIVWNDASGQHRCRVVPAGRFYEIARNKGVGLTFASMGMTSFCDGPADGTNLTGVGEIRLMPDMSTLLRLPWSTREEMVIADMQIRPGEAWEYCPRYVLRKVTKVLLDEFNVTMKAGFENEFYLRRKLVSEGHERWVPYDNSSYCSTSSFDGASSILQEVYSSLKAANIVVEQLHAEAGKGQFEVALKYVLCTLAADNLIYAREIIKSVARKHGLIATFLPKPDLNDIGSGSHVHLSLWKNDQNVFMGSNEYSHYGMSNVGEQFLAGVYHHLPSILAFTAPHPNSYDRIQPNTWSGAYLCWGKENREAPLRTACPPGVPLDMVSNFEIKSFDGCANPHLGLAAIVAAGIDGLRKGLKLPEPIESNPADYATKLKRLPQDLLESVESLAADKTLHELIGDKLITAVIAVRKAEIDHYSKNPGAFGDLIHRY; encoded by the exons ATGGAGGCCAGGTACGCGGAGCTGCGACGCGCGGTGGAGGAGACGGCGGCGGTGGACGCGCACGCGCACAACCTCGTCGACACGGCCTCCTCCCTCCCTTTCCTCCGCTGCTTCTCCGAGGCCGACGGCGACGCGCTCGCCTTCGCTCCCCACTCCCTCTCCTTCAAG AGAAGCCTCAAGGAGATCGCCGCCCTGTACGGCTGTGAAGCCTCGCTTGAGAAGGTGGAAGAGTTCAGAAAAGCCCAAGGGTTGTCGTCTATCGGTTCGAAATGCTTCCAAGCTGCCAATGTATCCGCCATCCTCGTGGACGACGGCCTAGCATTTGATAAAATGCTTGAGCTGGAAGTCCACAAGGAATTTGTTCCCACAGTCGGCAGAGTTCTGAGAATCGAATGGCTGGCGGAAACAATTATTAACGAC GATTCATTCAGTGGATCAAGCTGGACGTTGGACTCATTCACTGAAACTTTTGTGGCTAAGCTCAAAT CAGTTGCCAGCAAAATTGTTGGGTTGAAAAGCATTGCTGCATACAGAAGTGGCTTAGAGATTGATCCATGTGTTAGCAAGACAGATGCAGAGGATGGTCTTCGTAAAGAGCTAACAG GGCAAAGACCTCTTCGGATTACAAATAAGAGCCTCATCGACTATCTATTTACTTGTAGTCTTGATATTTCTGTGCAGAGTCACTTACCAATGCAGATTCACACAGG CTTTGGAGATAAAGACCTGGACTTGCGGAAGTGCAATCCTCTATATCTCCGTGCTGTTCTTGAGGATGAAAGATTCGCCAAGTGCCAGTTAGTCCTTTTACATGCTTCTTATCCATATTCTAAGGAAGCATCCTATCTTGCATCTGTTTACTCCCAG GTCTATCTTGATTTTGGTTTGGCAATTCCAAAACTAAGTGTTCAAGGAATGGTGTCATCACTTAAAGAGCTTCTGGAGCTAGCTCCCATAAACAAG GTCATGTTTAGTTCAGATGGATATGCTTTTCCGGAGACATACTATCTAG GTTCAAGAAGGGCACGTGATGTCGTTTACCGTGTCCTATCAGCTGCATGTGAAGATGGTGATCTTAGCATTGAGGAAGCTATTGATGCAGTTGAGGACATCTTTAGAAGAAATGCATCGGATCTGTACAAGTTGAACGTTGCCAATGGGTCAATTCACCAGAAAACTATGATAGCTGACAGTACGATAGCATCATCTTGTGTTGAGCAAGATGTGCTCTTTGTTCGCATCGTCTGGAATGATGCTTCAGGTCAACATAGATGCCGT GTTGTCCCAGCCGGAAGGTTTTATGAGATTGCAAGGAATAAGGGTGTCGGCCTGACTTTTGCATCAATGGGAATGACTTCCTTCTGCGACGGCCCAGCTGATGGGACAAACCTTACTGGTGTAGGCGAGATCAGGCTTATGCCAGATATGTCGACACTTTTGAGACTCCCATG GTCGACACGTGAGGAAATGGTGATAGCTGACATGCAAATTAGGCCTGGAGAAGCCTGGGAATACTGTCCTAGATATGTCTTAAGAAAAGTCACAAAAGTTCTGCTGGATGAATTCAATGTG ACAATGAAGGCAGGTTTCGAGAATGAATTTTATCTCCGCAGAAAATTAGTAAG TGAGGGACATGAGCGTTGGGTTCCATATGATAATAGCAGTTACTGCTCAACCTCATCATTTGATGGTGCCTCATCTATACTACAAGAAGTGTATTCTTCTCTTAAAGCGGCAAATATTGTGGTTGAGCAG CTGCATGCCGAAGCTGGAAAAGGGCAGTTCGAGGTTGCCTTGAAGTATGTCCTGTGCACTCTTGCTGCTGACAATTTGATATATGCTCGCGAGATTATTAAATCCGTTGCTCGAAAGCACGGGTTGATAGCAACATTTCTTCCAAA ACCTGACCTGAATGATATTGGATCGGGTTCCCATGTGCATCTGAGTTTATGGAAGAATGATCAGAATGTTTTTATGGGATCAAATGAATACAGCCACTATGGAATGTCAAACGTTGGAGAACAGTTCCTTGCTGGAGTATACCATCATCTTCCATCAATCTTGGCATTTACTGCTCCTCACCCTAACAG CTATGATCGAATTCAGCCAAATACATGGAGTGGAGCTTACCTATGCTGGGGGAAAGAAAACCGGGAGGCTCCATTGAGAACCGCATGCCCACCTGGTGTGCCTCTCGACATGGTCAGCAACTTCGAAATTAAATCATTTGATGGGTGCGCAAATCCGCACTTGGGGCTTGCTGCTATTGTCGCTGCTGGAATTGATGGACTTAGGAAAGGCCTTAAGTTGCCTGAACCAATTG AATCAAATCCTGCAGATTATGCTACCAAACTTAAAAGGCTACCACAGGACCTTCTGGAATCTGTAGAATCACTTGCTGCAGACAAAACTTTGCATGAGCTAATCGGCGATAAGCTTATTACAGCCGTTATCGCTGTACGCAAG GCTGAGATTGATCACTACTCGAAGAACCCTGGGGCATTTGGCGATCTCATTCACCGTTACTAA